The sequence CACTGACGTATGATCTCTGGCTGCTTTGGCCCTACAACAGCAGAGGTGAGTGATGAAACATAGACTGACctgcaaagctgaaaacatttcctctctgaccccttacagaaaaagtttgccaaccacCGAGGGAGACAGTGAAGCCCTTTACTGAGACAGGAAGGGTGGGTCGTGGGATCAGGCTTGGGGGTTCTCTTTGGGACTTTCTTGGCCCCAGGACATCTGGGTGGAACCCAGATCCCAGTTTCTGGGGCAGATTCAGAGCTGTGGTAGGCGGGGTAGCCCCAGGTCTCACCTGCTCTCGGTTTCAGGCCTTCACAAACCCAGTCCTGCTCCATCGGCGAAAAGAAGGGAAGCCATTGGCAGAGCCGGACGGGGCATCCACGGAGAAAGCTACTTCCTCCTGCCCCCCGAAATCTCCTCTTGAGGAGGCCCGCCAGAAAATCTGGAGGAATCTCAAGATACTCCCCCGGACGGGCAAGAAGGTCCAGCAGGAGCTGAAATCCCAGCTGGTGGCTGCGAGCTCATCGCTCTGGGACGCCAAGCCGTTGGTGGTGACCCATGGCTCTGGAGCTGGAGCAGGGGACTCAGCCTGGAAAAATAATGTCTTCACAGACCCCCAAGCTCCAAGAAACAGAGATGAGCCCTCCAGGAAAGCCTCAAGGTCAGCCAGCTGGAGCGAGACAACCTCGAGGGTCAGGGACTGGCACCAGGCAGTCGTGAGGGCCCTGTCCTCACACGTGTCCAAACCGGAGCCAAGGGGCTCGCAAGAACCACAGGACTGTCTCCCCGAAGAGTACCGCTCACCGCCACCCTTCGCCCCTGGGTACTGCTAGGTTCGCCCCGGCTCTGGGACCCTCTCTGCCGGGGGCCGTTCACACCTGGACCTTTTGCTCTCTGCCATGACCCACTAGCCCTCAGGGACCTGAGGAATGTAATAAAGACATTGCTTGGGTCTGATCCTGCGATTGCCAGTAAGGCGAcctggtcattttaataataattagtaataataataatgttaccGCAGTGGCGTCTAGGACACCTACTCTGTGCCTAGCCTCACACCAGACCCTCCatgttcattatttcttttatgccTCTGAGCAGGCCCATCAGGTAGGTTcattctgcacttttttttttttttttgtggtacacaggcctctcactgttatggcctctcccgttgcggagcacaggctccggacgcgcaggctcagtggccacgacacacaggcccagccgctccgcggcatatgggatcttcccggaccggggcacgaacccgtgtcccctgcatcggcaggcggactctcaaccactgcgccaccagggaagcccccattctgcacattttaaagaagagacaggaatttccctggcggtccagtggttagggctccatgctctCATtgtcaagggcctgggttcgatcccttgtcggggaactaagatcccacgagctgcgcgacacagccaaaacaattatattaaattaaaattaaaaaaataaagaagatccaggttcagagaggagaagaggtgtggccaaggtcacatggctgggGTGTCAGCACCAGGATTCGAAGCCAGGTCAGTTTGAGCCCTTTCCCCACGTAACCTAGGCACACCTCATAGAGTACAGCCTTGTCTGTAACAGGGCTGTTCATGCCTTCCTCTCAGGGTTCTTGTGCAAATGGAGATGAAACTTGTGGagggcttggcacacagtaagcactcctGACATCAACGGCGGCTTTAGGAGAGGCATAAGAGGCCCTTTCCTTTAAAAAGGGAGAGGCAGCCTAGGGCTGTGGGTGGGGATGGGCTCTGGAGGGAATCTTGGGTTGtggggctgtgtgacctttggtgaGTCACTAGAcatctctgggcctgtttcctcatctggaaaatggggagaagagCAGTCCCTCTTTCTCAGGATGAACCAGCAGAATTCAAATAAAACCTAGGGCTTTagcgcacagtaggtgcttaataaatggggGTTAGGGCAAGAGTGGACACCCTAGAAATGATACACAGTGGAGGTGTCTGGGAGGGTCCCTGGGGGGCTTGTCTCTCTTGCAGGAATGACCACTCCTTGGATTGACTGGGGACATGGGATGGGCCCCCAGGCTGACTATAGGTGGACTGGGTATGGGGGTTCCCAAATCTGCAAGATGTAGAGGTCTGGGATGTGCAGTGaagtgggcctgggttcaagtccaccTCTGCAGATGACTTCaggtgtggccttgggcaagtcaccctGTTGCCTCTGAACGAAGTGTGAGTTCTCCTCAGCCAACCCTGCTGGGATGTCACAGGCAGCCAATGTGATGAAAGAATGGCAGGTGTTTCCTGAACTGTAAAGCACTGTGCCAGCCTCAGTGAATAACATTCCTgccaccacaccctctccagaggCCTCCTCTGGCGATTCTAATGAATCAGTGAGGAGGTGAAGCTTTAGTCCCCTTGAGGAATTCGGGGATTGAGGGGAGAAAAGGCAACTTGAGCAGTCGAGGGTTGGGCCTTGGGAGGCCCTGAGCTGGGACAGCATGGGCCTGATCTCCACACCTCGCCTCCGCCCACCGAGACCCACAGTGAGGCACTTCCAGCCCTCTCGGTGGAGAGACATCCAGAAGTCACCCCTTTCCTTGTACAAATGGGGAGATTGTGGCCCAGAGAGGGTGCAGCCACACCCAGGATCACACAGTGAGGACAGAGGTTAGATCCTTGGCTGCCTCCCTCCTGTCTGCCAGGTTAAAGTTGGGAAACATGTTTTCAGAGCAGCTGTGACTCAGTGATGTGTGTTTATTCCCGGAGCCCAGGGAGACCAGATTCTACATTGAGATGAGGGGTCGCCCTGCCTTCCTCTGGCCCGGCTCCTCCGCAGTACCCTCAGATGCGGATGTGGAAGGTGCTGGGTGCAAAGAGAAAGGGAGTCTGTCAGCAGGCAGAGGGTACCCTTCCTTCGTCCTTCTCCCCAACACTCCCACCAGGAGTCCCCGAGGCATGCAAGGAGCCGCagtgggtgggggagagataGACCCCCTCAATAAACCCCAGGCCGTGGCCTTCCTGACCCCCACAGGGGTTGAGAGCACATCACTTTGGATCAGAGTGtacatcctggctctgccccagaCTCTAAGTGCGCGGCtacccctctctgggcctcagtttactcccctgtaaaatggggataagctGTCCCTCCTTCACTGTGCTGTAATAAGGGCTAAAAAGAGGCCAATGTACAGGGCGGgacatacagtaggtgctcaattagtAGCAAGGGATTCATCCTGGTGTCATTATTCGTGTCTCCGTGGCGGGAGACCATCCTTGCTTATCCAGGGTAGAGGAAGGAGGCCCTCTGGTCATGAAAGGATACCACCAATGATAACAGCCACAACAGCAACCATAAAGcagttactgagcacctactgtatgccaggcactgctctaaatTCTTTGCGTGTACTAGCTCAGAGGTCACTCAACTTTTCTCGGCAAAGGGCCAAATAGTTGATATTTCCAGCTTTGCACAATGACTCAGCACCACCATGTAGCTCAAAAG comes from Tursiops truncatus isolate mTurTru1 chromosome 3, mTurTru1.mat.Y, whole genome shotgun sequence and encodes:
- the HSH2D gene encoding hematopoietic SH2 domain-containing protein isoform X1 — translated: MTEARKLPPPLPPRLDWFVQTQVDQLTCGGVPEWFHGAISREDAENLLESQPLGSFLIRVSHSHVGYTLSYKAQNCCRHFMVKLLDDGSFIIPGEERAHASLVALVTFHQQQPLRPHGDLLTQPSQQKDPANADYKDLFLFSDALAEEATSSALGLSKYQNPSSCPMDPLEEAFTNPVLLHRRKEGKPLAEPDGASTEKATSSCPPKSPLEEARQKIWRNLKILPRTGKKVQQELKSQLVAASSSLWDAKPLVVTHGSGAGAGDSAWKNNVFTDPQAPRNRDEPSRKASRSASWSETTSRVRDWHQAVVRALSSHVSKPEPRGSQEPQDCLPEEYRSPPPFAPGYC
- the HSH2D gene encoding hematopoietic SH2 domain-containing protein isoform X2 produces the protein MVPSQERMPRTCWSHSHWDPSSSGAQNCCRHFMVKLLDDGSFIIPGEERAHASLVALVTFHQQQPLRPHGDLLTQPSQQKDPANADYKDLFLFSDALAEEATSSALGLSKYQNPSSCPMDPLEEAFTNPVLLHRRKEGKPLAEPDGASTEKATSSCPPKSPLEEARQKIWRNLKILPRTGKKVQQELKSQLVAASSSLWDAKPLVVTHGSGAGAGDSAWKNNVFTDPQAPRNRDEPSRKASRSASWSETTSRVRDWHQAVVRALSSHVSKPEPRGSQEPQDCLPEEYRSPPPFAPGYC